GTCCAGTTGGCGTCCGCCGTGGTTCGAGACGACCACCCCGTCCGCACCCAGGTCGAGCGCGCGGCGGGCGTCGTCGGGGTGCAAAATGCCCTTGAGGAGTATGGGCAGCGAGGTCAGCTCGCGCAGCCACGGCAGGTGGTCCCAGTTCAGGACCGGGTTGGCGAAGACCTGCGCCCAGTGCGCAGCCACGGACCGGCTGTCGGCGCCGACAGGCAGACCGGCCCGGAAGGCCGGGTCGCTGGTGAAGTTGGCGATGCCGGCTCCGTTGAGGAAGGGCAGATAGCCGTGGTCGAGATCCGCGGGGCGGTATCCAAATGTAGGCGCGTCGATGGTAAGGACGAGCGCGGTGTAGCCGCTCGCCTCCGCGCGCCGCACGAGTGACTCGGCCACGGCCCGGTCCGCCGGCCAGTACAGCTGGAACCAGCGCGGCATGGGAGCGCCGTCTGCCGGTGCGTCGCTGCCCGGTTCGGCGGCAGCCGCGACGTCCTCCATGCTGTACGACGAGCCGGTCGACAGGACGAACGGGACGCCGACGTCCCGCGCTCCCTGAGCCGAGGCCAGCTCGCCATCTGCGTGGACTACGGTCTGCGCGGCCACCGGAGCCAGCAACACGGGCACCGGAAGGCGCTGCCCGAGCAACGGCACCGACAGGTCGCGACGGGCAGTACCCCGCAGCATGCGGGGCAGCAGCAGCCAGCGTTTGAAGGCTTCCCGGTTGGCCCGGCCGGTCGCGCCGGTGCCGGCATCGCCAGCCGCGTATCCGTAGGCGGCCGGTGTCAGAACGGCACGGGCCGCCTCGCCCAGGGCCGTCAGGTCCGTCGGCAGTGGCGGGGTCTGCCCGCGGGCCCCCGCCAGGTAGATCTCACGCACCAGGTTGCTGCGGGGTGTCTCCGTCATATCTCCCCCATGAGTCTGCCGTTCGGACGGCAGACCGCGTCCGCCGGGGGGCGTGAGTCGGCGGTCAGGGCCCGGTCCTCTCGGATCCGTCGCGCGAGCCGACGGGCGGGGCCGGGCTGTTCGGAGGTCAGGGAGAAGTGGCCGCCAGGCAGTCCCTCGACGTCCAGTCCACCCGTCGTGTGACGCGCCCAGCCCTCCATCTGGCCAGGAGTGTTCTTCGGGTCCTCTGCGGCGAGCAGCACCGTGATGGGGGCCTCCAGGGCTGCGCCGGGTGGGCACCGGTAACGGCGCAGGGCGCGGTGGTCGGCGCGCAGCAGCCGAAGCATCTCGCGGACCGTCTCCGGGTCCTGGAGGAGCGCATCGGGGACGCCGCCCAGACGCCGCAGTTCCCCGACGATCTCGCGGTCCCCGCAGTTGTCCAGGTCGCGTTCCTCCCAGTCCTGGGAGGGCGGCCGGGCAGCTGACGCGAAGAGCCGCGCGACCGCGCCGGGGCGACCCATCCGGCGGGCCGTCTCGAAAGCGGTCAGCGCGCCCATGCTGTGCCCCAGAAGGAACAGGGGCTGATCGCTGTGTGCGGCGAGCGCCCGGACGGCCTCCTCAGCGAGCGCGGCGATGTCCTCGGCGAACGGATCGGCGCGCCGGTCCTGCCGGCCCGGATACTGGAACGCAACCAGCTCAATGTCTTCGGGCAACGCAGCGGACAACGCGGCGAACGCGGATGCGGCGCCGCCGGCGTGAGGGAAGCACACCAAGCGTGCGAGGCTGTGCGGTCGCGGATGGAAGACGCGCGCTGCGCTGCGAGTCGGGTTCATGAAGTTTCACCTTCGGTCGGAGTGCGCAGTGCGGCCAGCAGGTCCTCGAGACGGGCCCGGGCTATGTCGCGCATGCCGGCGTCGAGGTGGTGGGCGGCGACCGCGGACTCGAGGCGGGTGAGGCCCTCGAGGATGGCTTCGATGCCCTGTATTCGTTCCGCGTCCGTCGGTTCTGGTTCGCCGAGCTGGCCGCGCAGATGGTGGACGAGTTCGACTGGCGTCGGATAGTCGTAGATGAAGGTGGCGGGGAGCCGGATGCCGGTGGCCTTGGCCAGGCGGTTGCGCAGTTCCACCGCGGTGAGCGAGTCGAAGCCGATCCGGTCGAAGACTCCGTGCGGATCGACCATGGCGGACGAGGCATGCCCGAGGACCACTGCGATCTCGTGGCACACGGTCTCGACGAGATCGTCGCCGCTTCCGCTGTCGCCGTTCCTCGGGCCGTCCGGCGAGGGGGAGGCGGGCGTGCCGAGCACGGCGGCCGGACCAGAGGAGTTTCGGGGGGTTTCCGTCAGAAGGCTCTTGAGCAGCGAGGACGCCGGAGCGGCGGTGGACAGGGCGTCGAGGCTCCACTGCGCGGCGACGGCCACGGGCGCGTTACGGTACATCGCGGCGTCCAGGAGTTCCAGGCCGCGCTTCGCGGAGAGCGGGGCCACTCCGGTGCGTGCCATACGAGCCATGTCCGCCTCGTTCAGGGCCCTTCCCATGCCCAACGTGCCCTCCCACAGGCCCCAGACGAGGGATACCCCGGGCCGCCCGGTCGCGCGCCGGTGTTCGACGAGCGCGTCGAGGAAGGCGTTGCCGGCTGCGTACGCGGTCTGCCCGGCGGAACCGATGGTCCCGGCCAGGGAGGAGAAGACGACGAACGCCGACAGCCCGAGGGGCTCAGTGAGTTCATGGAGGTGAAGTGTCGCGTCGACCTTCGGCCGCAGGGTGCGGTCGAGCTTTTCGGGGGTCATGGCCTCGAAGACGCCGTCATCGAGCACACCCGCCGCGTGCACGACTCCGCCGAGGCGCACACCGTCACCCGTCAATCCGTCCAGTACGGCGGCCAGCGCTTCCCGGTCAGCCGCGTCACACGCCACGGTGCGAACATCGGCGCCGAGATCACGCAGGTCGGCCACGGCTTGAGCGGCCTCGGTCGTCGGGCCCGGAAGCTGGCGCCCCATCAGGACCAGTTGGCGCACTCCGTGCTCAGTGACCAGGTGCCGAGCGACGAGCGGGCCCAAGCCGCCGAAACCTCCGGTGATCAGCACGGCGCGCGAGGTGTCCCAGGGCCCGTCGCCGCCCGTGAACTCAAGGACAACCTTGCCAATGTGGCGGGCTTCGCTCAAGTGACGGAACGCCTCGGGCGCACGCCGGACGTCCCAGGCCGACACCGGCGGAGGCATGATGGCGCCCCGCTCGAAGAGGGCGAGCAGCGTGCCGAGCATCTGCCGGATCCGGTCGGGGCCCGGGTCCCGTACGTCGAATGCCCGGTACACGACGCCGGGGTGCGTCCGGGCCACCACGGCGGCGTCGCGCCGATCGGTCTTGCCCATCTCCAGGAAGCGGCCGCCGCGCTGCAGCAACCGCAGGGAAGCGTCGGCGTACTCGCCCGCGAGGGAGTTGAGTACCACGTCGACGCCCCGGCCTCCGGTGCTCTCGCGGAAGCGGTGCTCGAACTCCAGCGTGCGCGAGGACGCGATGCGGTCCTCCGCTAGTCCCATGGCACGCAGCACGTTCCATTTGCCGGGTCCCGCGGTGGCGTACGCCTCGGCGCCTAGGTGGCGAGCGAGCTGCAGTGCTGCGGTGCCGACGCCGCCCGTGCCCGCGTGCACGAGGACCGACTCCCCTTGTCGCAGGCCTGCCAGGTCGACGAGCCCGTAGTAGGCGGTCAGGTAGGCGACGGGGACCGCAGCGGCTTGGGGAAAGGTCCAACCCTGCGGGATGCGGCAGATCAGCCGATGATCGGTCACCGAGACCGGACCGACACCCGAGAAGAGGCCCATCACCCGGTCGCCCGGCTTGAAGTCCGTCACGCCGGGGCCGACACCGAGGACGACACCAGAGCCCTCGCCGCCCTGGCCGGGATCTGCGGCGGACGGGTCGACCGACGGGGGGATCACACCGAGGGACAGCAGTACGTCTCGGAAGTTCAGCCCGGCGGCGTGCATCTGTACTCTGACCTGCCCGTGGGTCAGCGGGGCGGCGGCCTCGGGCCAGGGAGCCAGGGCCAGATCCGTCAGCGAACCCCGGGCGACGTAGTCGAGTCGCCAGTGCGTCTGGTCCGTGGGCGGGCGCAGGACGGTGTCCGGTTCCTGTGCGGTGAGCACGGGCCGGTACGCCGTTCCACCGCGCAGGGCGAGTTGGGGCTCGGCGAGGGCCAGTGCGGCCGAGAGGACACGGCGGGACTCGGGAGCGTCGTCGGAATCGATCAGGACGAAGGTTCCCGGATGCTCGGTTTGTGCGGCGCGCAGCAGTCCCCACACGGCACTGCCGACGAGGGCGGCGGGAGCGGCCGCCGGCTGTTCGCCGCCCACCGTCATGGCGCCTCCGGTGAGGACCACGAGCTGGGTACCGGCGGGCCGCCCCCCGGTGGTGACCAGTTGCGCGGTGCTCAGGACGTGACCGAGGACATCGCGGACGGATTCGGCGTCCGACCGGCCGTCCCTGGCCGAAGACGGCGGGGAGGGCATTAGAACGAGCTCGGGAGCGGTTTCAGAGGCGAGGGCGGCGGCAAGGGCTGCATGGTCTCGGAAGACGGGCGGGGCACTGCCTTCGGCGTCCAGCTCTCCGTACGGTCCGGTTCCGTAGGCGTCGAACACGGCCCACCGGGGCCGGGCGCTGGTGCTCGGCGGGAGGGCGACCGGCTCCCACGACGGGACATACAGGCCGTCGCCGACCTCCATAGGGCCGGCCGGGGCGGCGACCGGACGCAGTGCCAGCGACCCCACCGAGGCCACTGGCTGTCCCGCCGCGTCCGCCACGTCGACCGCGACGGCATGCGCTCCGGCGGGGGCGAGCCGCACCCTCAGGCGTGTACCGGCCGGTCCGTGGAATCGCACCCGGGACCAGGTGTAGGGGACGAGGGCCGTGGAGGTGTCCTTGATCAGTCCACCAAGTGCGACGGGGTGCAGTGCCGCGTCGAACAGCGCCGGGTGCACGAGGTAGCGGCCAGGGCGCTGGGCGAACACTTCCGACGACTCGACCTCGGCGAACACCTCCTGCCCGCGGCGCCAAAGCGCACGCACGCCCCGGAAGGCCGGTCCGTAGTCGAGTCCCGAGGCGGCGAGGTCGGCGTACAGGCGGTCGGGTTCCAGGGCTACGGGCTCGGCACCCTGGGGCGGCCAGACGTCGAGTGCGGCCGGGCGCTCGGGCGTTGGGCCGACGAGCGTGCCGTGGGCGTGGCGGAGCCAGCCGCCTGCGACACCCGCCATGCGCGCGTGAACGGTGACAGACCTGCGGCCGGCGTTCTCGGCGGAGACGAAGACATGCAATTCCGTGTCCGAATCATCGGGAACCACGAGCGGCGCCTCCAGAACGAGCTCCTCCAGGGTGTTGCTGCCCGCTTCCCGGGCAGCCATCGCCACCAGCTCCCACAGCGCCGTGCCAGGTAGCACGACGTCTCCCGCGACACGGTGGTGGGGGAGCCACGGCTGCTCCCCGACGGACAGCCGTCCCGTCAGCAAGATCCCCTCAGGGTTGGCGAGTTCGATGCGCGAGGTGAGCACCGGGTGGTCGATGGGCGTGGATCCGGTGGCGCCGGTCCGGACCGGCCCAGGCTCGGCGAGCCAGTAGTGGCCGCGCTGGAAGGGGTACGTCGGCAGTGCGGTGCGCCGGGCACCGCGGCCGACGAATACGGCCGTCCAGTCGACGTCGGTGCCGCACACATCCAGGCGGGAGAGGGAGCTCAGCAGTTCCTCCGGCTCGGGCTGCCGTCCCCTCAGGGTGGGGACCACCGTGGGGATGGGCCCCAGGACTCGCGGCCCGTCGGCGTTCTCGGCGAGACAGTCGGCGGCGTGTGACGTGAGCGCACCCCGCGGACCCAGTTCGAGGAAGCGAGTGCACCCCAGGTCCGCCAGGCTGTGCACGCCCTCCTGGAAGCGGACCGTGTGGCGCGCGTGACGCACCCAGTAGTCGGGGGACTCCAGTTCTCCGGGCCGGGCGGGCTTCCCCGTCAGGTCGGAAACGACGGTGAGGCGAGGTGCGTGGAACTCCGACCGCTGTACGGCGCTGCGGAACTCCGCGAGCGCCGGCTCCATCAGCGGGGAGTGGAACGCGTGGTGAACGCGCAGCCAGCTCGCCCTGCCGCCCCTCTCCTCGAAGGCCGCCACCACGGCCGCAAGGGCTTCTCGGTCGCCCGAGAGCACGGTCGCGGCGGGGCCGTTGACGGCGGCCAGCGCGATCCGGTCCTCGTGGCCGGCCAGCAGCGCGGTCGCTTCTTCCTCCCCGGCGTTCAGGGCGGCCATGGCGCCGCCCGACGGCAGTTGCTGCATGATCCGGCCCCGCGCGGCGACGAGCGCGGCAGCATCGTCGAGCGACAAAACGCCCGCGACGTGCACGGCTGCCAGGGCTCCGACGGAGTGACCGAATACCGCGTCGGGATGGACGCCCCACGAGTCCAAGAGGTGGGCCAGGGCCACCTCCCCTGCAAACAAGGTGGGCTGGGCGTATTCGGTACGTTCCAGCAGACCGGCTTCGGAGGAGCCCTCGGGGGCGAAGGCCACGTTCCGCAGTGGGTGGTTGAGGTGCGGTCCGAGCGCGTCGCACACCTCGTCGAAGGCGATGGCGTAGGTGGGAAAGGCCTCGTACAGCTCCCGGCCGGATCCGGGACGCTGGGAGCCCTGACCCGCGAAGAGAAATGCAGTCCGGCCTGCGGTCGCCGTGCCGCGCACCGCCTGCAGGACGGTGTCACCGGCGGAGAGTCCGCGCAGCCCTTCGAGTACGCCGTCTCGGTCGCGCCCCAGAAGAACGGCCCGGTGCACCAGGCGAGTCCGGGTAGTAGCCAGCGAGAAGCCCAAATCCAGGATGTCGGCGGAGGGGTTTGTGGCCATGTGATGGTGGAGGGCGTCGGCCTGTGCCCGCAGCGCCGGTTCGGTGGCCGCAGACAGAAGTACCGGGACCACCGGGAGCGCAGGCGCCTGCGGACCTGCCGGAACGGCCGGGCGGGCGGACCGTGAGGCCTGTTCCAGGATCAGGTGTGCGTTGGTGCCGCTGATACCGAAGGCCGACACCGCTGCTCTGCGGGGCCGGTCGAGCTCCGGCCAAACGGTCGCCTCCGTCAGCAGGGACACGGCCCCGCTGGACCAGTCGACACGGGAGGTGGGACGGTCGGCGTGGAGGGTCCGGGGCAGCACGCCGTGATGCATCGCCAGGGTCATCTTGATCACGCCGCCGACGCCGGCGGCGGCCTGTGCGTGTCCGATGTTGGACTTGAGCGACCCGAGGTGGAGCGGGCGGTTCGGTGCGTGCGCAGTGCCATACACAGCCAGGAGGGCGCGCGCCTCAATCGGGTCGCCCAGGGCAGTGCCCGTGCCGTGCGCCTCGACTGCGTCGACTTCGGACGGGTGAAGTCCGGCGGCGTCCAGTGCCTCTTTGATCAGCCGTTCCTGGGCCGGGCCGCTGGGCGAGGTGAGGCCGTTGCTCGCACCGTCCTGGTTGACGGCGGATCCCCGGATGACGGCGAGGACGTCGTGGTTGTGGCGCACTGCATCGGAGAGCCGTTCGACCAGCAGAAGTCCGACGCCCTCCGACCACGCCGTGCCGTCCGCCGCGTCGGAGAAGGACTTGCACCGGCCGTCGGCGGCGAGTCCGCGCTGCCGGCTGAACTCGACGAAAGGCATGGGTGTCGCCATCACCGTCGCGCCGCCCGCCAGGGCGAGTGTGCATTCGCCGCGGCGGATCGAGGCGCAGGCGAGGTGCAGCGCCACCAGTGACGACGAGCAGGCCGTGTCCACCGTGACGGCCGGTCCCTCGAAGCCGAAAGTGTAAGAGATCCGGCCGGAGGCGACGCTGCCAGCGCTGCCAGTGCTCAGATAGCCCTCGTAGTCCTGGGGGGCGGATGAGAGGCGGGACGCGTAGTCGTCGTACATCGTCCCGACAAAGACACCGGTCCGGCTGCCGTGCAGGGTTCGTGGGTCCAGACCGGCCTGCTCGAACGCCTCCCAGGCCACTTCCAGGAGCAGCCGCTGCTGGGGGTCGATTGCGTGGGCCTCTCGGGGTGAGATCCCGAAGAACTCCGGGTCGAACCGGGCCGCATCGTGGAGGAAGCCGCCTTCGGTCGCGTACGAGGTTCCTGGTGTGTCAGGGTCCGGGTCGAAGAGGCCCGTCAGATCCCATCCGCGGTCACTGGGAAACGGGCCCACCGCATCGGTCTCCTCGGTGAGCAACCGCCAAAGGTCCTGCGGCGAGTTGACCCCGCCCGGGTACCGGCAGGCCATGCCGACGATCGCGATCGGCTCGTACCAAGCTTCCTCAAGTCGGGTGTTGACGCCCTTGAGCCGCTCGTTCTCCTTCAGAGCTGCCCGCAGCGCCTCGACCAGCTGTTCGTTACTTGTGGACGCCATCATGTCTCTCCGTACTTCGCTGATCGGGACGGACTAGGACGGGCTGTCACCCAGTGCCAGGCGCACCAACTCGTCGGCAGTCATGGCGTCCAGGGCGCGGAATGGGCCGGATTCCGGCTCCGGGGCGCGGCCGGCCGACTGATCCGTCGAGGACCCTGCGGTCTCCTCACCGAACAGCGCGGTCCGAAGCATGTCAGCCAGCGCGCCGGGGGTGGGATGGTCGAAGACCAGCGTGGGCGGCAGTGCGAGTCCCGTGACGGCAGCCAGGTGGTTGCGCAGTTCGAGCGCCATCAGCGAGTCGAACCCGAGGTCCTGGAACGGGCGGTCCGCCGTGACCTGGTCCTGGCCGCGGTGGCCGAGGACGGACGCGGCGGCGTCCGAGACTGCTGTGACGAGCAGGTGCTGGCGCTCGCCGGAAGGTGCGGCGGCCAGTGCGCTCCGCAGGTCGGAGCCGTGGTCGCGCGGGACTCCGGTTGCAGCCAGCCGCGGCTGGACCAGGTCGCGCAGCACCGCGGGCGCGGTGTCCGGGTCCAGGGCGCGGAGGTCGAGTCGTACGGCGGCGGGCGCCGCGGTGCCTGCGGCGACCGCGGCGTCGAAGAGAGCGAGCCCGGCGCGGTCCGGGAGGGGCTGCACTCCGGAGCGGGACAGGCGCTCCAGCTCTGCGGTACCGAGTCCCGCCGCCATTCCGCTGTCTGTTTCCCACAGTCCCCATGCAAGGGATACGGCCGCTCGCCCCGCGGCCCGGCGTGCCTGGGCCAGGCCGTCGAGGAAGGTGTTGGCTGCGGCATAGTTCGCCTGCCCGGCCATGCCCATTAGGCCGGCGACCGATGAGAAGAGCACGAACGCGGTGAGGTTTAGATCCCGGGTCAGTTCGTCCAGGTGGACGGCGGCATTCACCTTAGGCCGGAGGACGCGGTCGAACCGTTCCGGGGTAAGCACCCCCAGAATGCCGTCGTCCACGACGCCGGCTGCGTGCACCACCGCCGACAGCGGGTGGTCACCGGGCACATCGGCAAGGAGCCGGGCCAGGTCGTCGCGGTCCGCGACGTCGCAGGCGGCTACGGCGACGTGCGCACCGGTTGCGTTCAGCTCGGCGACGAACTCCTCGGCGCCGGGCGTGCGCAACCCCCGGCGGCTTATCAGCAGGAACCGCCTGACGCCGTGCTCCCTCGCGAGGTGGCGGACAACGAGGCGGCCCAGGCTACCCAGGCCACCGGTGATCAGGACGTGGCTGCTCGCGTCGAACGGTACGGCGGTGCCTTCGGCCGGACGGGCCCGGCGCAGCCTCGGTACTGACGCCCTGCCAGCCCGGATGGCGAGCTGCGGCTCGTCCGACGCCAGGGCCCGAACGAGGGCGCGCAGGGAGTCGGGCTGCCCGTCCCAGTCGACGAGGGTGAACCGGCCGGGGTGTTCGGCTTGGGCGGAGCGGATCAATCCCCACACAGGGGTCTGTGCAAGGTCAGGGTGTTCTCCTTCCCCGGCCGCCACGCCTCCGGCGGTCAGCAGTACGAGCCGGGAACGGCTAAGCCGCTCGTCGGCAGTCCAAGCCTGCGCGAGTGCGAGTGTCTCGCGTGCGGCACGGGCCGCTGCCGCGGGGACGGCCTCGTCGATGCCAGCGTTCGCTCCTCCCGGTCCCTCCGTGATGACTAGCGACGGCACCGGGGCACCGGCCGCGACGGAGCGCACGAGACTGTCGAGGTCCGGGTGGAGGGCGACGGCCTGGCCACCGGCCCGGACCGCCTCGGCGATGTGCCGGGCCCGGTCCCCCAGTACGGCCCAGGTTCCCGCTGCCAGGTCCTCGCCCGTCGGACGCCACTGCGGCCACTCGAGCGTGAAGAGATCCTCGTGCAGCGCCATGGTGTGCCGGGGGATGTCACGCAGCACCACGGTGTCGACCGCGAGAACCGGTGCGCCCCTCTCGTCGGAGAGAGTCAGCCCGTAGGTGTCGCTTTCCCGGTGGCGCAGGTGGACGCGAAGGCGGTCTGCTGCGGTCTGGTACAGCGTCACGCCGCTCCAGGCGAAGGGTACGACGGTCCTGGAGGCATCGGCGGAACCGACGGCGAGGATCGTGTGGAGAGCGGCGTCTAGAACTGCGGGATGCAGCAGGAAGGCCGGGGCGTTCACCGGCTCGACAGCAGACACCGGTACGACGTCCGCGTACAGGTCAGACCCGTCGCGCCACACGGCCTCCAGACTTTGGAATGCTGGTCCGTAGCCGTAACCCTGCTCGCTGAGCCGGGGGTACAGTCCGTCGATCGCCACTGCGGCGGCGCCGCTGGGCGGCCAGGAGGACAGACCGGTGGACTGTGACGTCCGAGCGGGTGGAGCCGGAGGTACTGGGCCTCCTGCATCCAGCAGGCCCACGGCATGGCGGGCCCACTCCCCCGCCCGGCCGTCTGCGGGGCGAGAGTACAGGGCGAGGGGCGAGCGGCCAGTACCGTCCGGAGGGCTGACGAAGACCTGAACGTCGACGGCGTCGTGGAGGTGGAGAGGATTCTCCAGGGTCAGCTCCGACACACGCTCCGCGCCCGTAAACCGTGCCGCGTACAGCGCGAGTTCCACGAGGACGGCTCCGGGCACCAGCGGGACACCCAGGACGGTGTGTTCGGTGAGCCAGGGGTGCGTCTCGGGTGCGAGGCGGCCGGTGAACACCCGGCCCTGTCCGCCCGCCAGGTCGACCGTGGAATCCAGGACGGGATGCCCGGAGGAGTCAGGGGCTACGGGCGAGGGGGCTTCCAGGAGCCAGTGGCTCGTCCGCTGGAAGGGGTAGGTGGGTAGGGGCACGGCCCGGCCGCCGGGGAAGACCGCGGACCAGTCGACGTGAGCACCGGTGACGTGGGACCGAGCCAGCGCCTGCGCGACCGTGTCCGCTGCCGCGTGACCCCGACGCAGCAGGGGCACGACAGCCTGCGGCCCGTCGTCACGGTCCTCCAGCCCGGACCGGACCATGGCACTGAGCACGCCGTCGGGGCCGAGTTCCAGGAACAACCCGACTCCGTCGCTGACCAGGAAGCGCACTCCGTCCCAGAAGCGGACCGGCTCACGCAGCTGCCGCACCCAGTACTCCGGATCGGTCAGTTCACCGCTGTCGATGAGCTTGCCGGTCAGGTTGGAGACGATCGGGACGGCGGGGGCGGAGAACGCCACGCGGGCGGCCACGGCGCGAAACTCGTCGAGGATGCCGTCCATGTGCGGAGAGTGGAAGGCGTGACTGACGCGCAGCCTCGTGACGCGTCGACCAAGGCCTCGCATGGTCTTCTCAACGGCGGCCACGGCCTGCTCGTCGCCGGAGACGACGATCGACCGCGGCCCGTTGTACGCGGCGACGACCACGCGCCCGTCGTGTGCCGCGAGCACGGGCCGCAGTTCTTCCTCCGGTGCCTGGACGGCGGCCATGGCCCCTCCGCCCCGGGCCGACTGCATGAGCCGGCCGCGGGCGGCGACGAGGGCGCAGGCATCGTCGAGGGAGAGGACGCCTGCGACATGGGCGGCGGTGAGTTCGCCGACGGAGTGGCCCAGCAGGTAGTCGGGGACGAGTCCGTAGTGCTCCAGGAGCCGGAACAGCCCGACTTCCAAGGCGAACAGGGCCGGCTGGGTGTAGCGGGTCCGGTCGATCAGGGACCCAAGAGGTGACTCGTCCGAGGCAAGGAGCAGTTCCTTCAGAGACACGTCCAGGTGGGGGTCCATCCGTCGGCAGACGTCATCGAGGGCGGCGGCGAACGCCGGGGACACGGCGTGGAGCTCACGCCCCATGCCGAGGTACTGGCTGCCCTGGCCCGTGAAGAGATAGGCCGTCCTGCACGGTACGGTCGCCGTCCCCGACACCACGGCGTCCGAGGCAGTTCCGTCAGCCAGTGCCTGCAGGGCGTCGAGCAGATCGCCGCGGTCGGAGGCGAGGACGACGGCCCGGTCCGTGAGGGCAGAGCGGGTCATGGCGAGGGAGTGTGCGATGTCGTGGCTGGTGTACTCGGGGTGTGCTGCGGCGAACGCGCGCAGCCGCTCCGCCTGGTCCCGCAGGGCCGTGGCACCGCGGGCGGAGAGCAGCCAGGGGACGGTTCCGGTGGGGGTGGGTTGTTCCGGCGCGGGGAATGTGGGTGCCTGTTCGAGGATGACATGGGCGTTGGTGCCACTGATCCCGAAGGACGACACCCCCGCACGCCGCGGGCGCTCCCGCTCCGGCCACACCACCGCCTCGGTCAGCAACGACACCTCACCCGCCGACCAGTCCACATGCGACGACGGCTCATCCACGTGCAACGTCCGGGGCAGCACACCATGGCGCATCGCCATCACCATCTTGATGATCCCGCCCACACCCGCAGCAGCCTGCGCATGACCGATGTTCGACTTCAACGACCCCAGAAACAAAGGCCCACCAGAACGCCCCTGCCCATATGTCGCCAACAACGCCTGCGCCTCGATCGGATCACCCAACCGAGTCCCGGTCCCATGCGCCTCCACCACATCCACATCGCCCGCAGACAACCCCGCCACTGCCAGCGCACGACGGATCACCCGCTCCTGCGACGGACCATTCGGCGCCGTCAACCCATTACTCGCACCGTCCTGATTCACCGCGGAACCACGCACTACCGCCAGCACCTCATGCCCACGACGCCGCGCAGCCGACAACCGCTCCAGCACCAGCACACCCACACCCTCGGCCCACGCAGTCCCGTCCGCAGACTCCGCAAACGCCTTGCACCGCCCGTCCACCGACAACGCCCGCTGACGGCTGAACTCCACGAATGTGTCGGGGCTGGCCATGACCGTGACGCCACCGGCGAACGCGATGTCGCACTCCCCCGCGCGCAACGCCTGCACCGCAAGGTGCACCGCCACCAACGACGAAGAACACGCCGTATCCACCGTCATCGAGGGACCCTCAAGACCGAACGTGTACG
The nucleotide sequence above comes from Streptomyces cynarae. Encoded proteins:
- a CDS encoding alpha-hydroxy-acid oxidizing protein, whose product is MTETPRSNLVREIYLAGARGQTPPLPTDLTALGEAARAVLTPAAYGYAAGDAGTGATGRANREAFKRWLLLPRMLRGTARRDLSVPLLGQRLPVPVLLAPVAAQTVVHADGELASAQGARDVGVPFVLSTGSSYSMEDVAAAAEPGSDAPADGAPMPRWFQLYWPADRAVAESLVRRAEASGYTALVLTIDAPTFGYRPADLDHGYLPFLNGAGIANFTSDPAFRAGLPVGADSRSVAAHWAQVFANPVLNWDHLPWLRELTSLPILLKGILHPDDARRALDLGADGVVVSNHGGRQLDGAVAALDALPAVRAAVGRSVPVLFDSGVRTGSDLVKALALGADVVLYGRPFLYGLGLGGRDGVAHVLRCLLAEVDLTLALTGCASVGDLTREVLALPGVLPVSGPLGGTGAAAPSLHPETTNEVSLI
- a CDS encoding thioesterase II family protein, encoding MNPTRSAARVFHPRPHSLARLVCFPHAGGAASAFAALSAALPEDIELVAFQYPGRQDRRADPFAEDIAALAEEAVRALAAHSDQPLFLLGHSMGALTAFETARRMGRPGAVARLFASAARPPSQDWEERDLDNCGDREIVGELRRLGGVPDALLQDPETVREMLRLLRADHRALRRYRCPPGAALEAPITVLLAAEDPKNTPGQMEGWARHTTGGLDVEGLPGGHFSLTSEQPGPARRLARRIREDRALTADSRPPADAVCRPNGRLMGEI